A window from Neobacillus sp. PS3-40 encodes these proteins:
- the tsaD gene encoding tRNA (adenosine(37)-N6)-threonylcarbamoyltransferase complex transferase subunit TsaD — protein MKKDLLVMGIETSCDETAVAIIKNEHEILANVVASQIESHKRFGGVVPEIASRHHVEQITIVLEEALNKAGLTFQELDAIAVTEGPGLVGALLIGVNAAKALAFAHNLPLVPVHHIAGHIYANRLVTEMKFPLLALVVSGGHTELVYMKEHGHFEVIGETRDDAAGEAFDKVARTLNMPYPGGPHIDRLAQEGNPVIDLPRAWLEEGSYDFSFSGLKSAVINTVHNAEQRGEKIAPEDLAASFQKSVIDVLVKKAERAVAEYGVKQLLLAGGVAANKGLRDALKEAFADKGEIELIIPPVSLCTDNAAMIAAAGSIMFKKGKRAELALNANPGLEIEKYNN, from the coding sequence ATGAAAAAGGACCTATTAGTAATGGGTATTGAAACAAGCTGTGATGAAACTGCAGTGGCAATTATTAAAAATGAGCATGAAATTCTTGCAAATGTGGTGGCCTCCCAAATAGAAAGCCATAAACGGTTTGGCGGGGTAGTACCAGAAATTGCTTCGCGACATCATGTAGAACAAATCACGATTGTTTTAGAAGAGGCATTGAACAAAGCTGGTCTTACTTTTCAAGAGCTTGATGCGATTGCCGTAACAGAAGGTCCTGGTTTAGTGGGAGCTTTATTGATAGGAGTTAATGCTGCGAAAGCCTTGGCCTTTGCACATAATCTCCCGCTTGTCCCTGTCCATCATATAGCTGGGCATATTTATGCAAATCGTTTGGTTACTGAGATGAAATTCCCATTATTAGCACTTGTGGTTTCAGGTGGCCATACAGAGCTTGTGTATATGAAAGAACATGGCCATTTTGAAGTGATTGGGGAAACAAGGGATGATGCTGCAGGTGAAGCTTTTGACAAGGTAGCACGCACATTAAATATGCCCTATCCTGGAGGTCCGCATATAGATCGATTGGCTCAAGAGGGGAATCCTGTTATTGACTTACCGAGAGCATGGCTTGAGGAAGGGTCCTATGATTTCAGCTTTAGTGGGTTAAAATCTGCTGTCATTAACACTGTCCATAATGCAGAACAGCGTGGTGAAAAAATCGCACCAGAGGATCTGGCGGCAAGCTTTCAGAAGAGTGTTATTGACGTATTGGTGAAAAAGGCGGAAAGAGCAGTAGCTGAATATGGGGTGAAACAGCTGTTGTTAGCTGGTGGTGTTGCAGCTAATAAAGGCTTAAGGGATGCATTGAAAGAAGCGTTTGCCGATAAAGGGGAAATTGAGTTAATCATTCCTCCTGTATCTTTGTGTACCGATAATGCGGCGATGATAGCTGCGGCTGGAAGTATCATGTTTAAAAAAGGAAAACGAGCAGAACTTGCACTAAATGCTAACCCTGGATTGGAAATTGAAAAGTACAATAATTAA
- a CDS encoding YdiK family protein produces the protein MRQSPLFSGIIYLFLGILFTYFAIQDIQESGWGIFVYLLVILATFDFGSGLKILIFYFANKNKKNK, from the coding sequence ATGAGACAGTCACCATTATTTTCCGGAATCATTTATCTTTTCCTCGGCATATTGTTCACGTATTTTGCCATTCAAGATATTCAAGAAAGTGGATGGGGCATTTTCGTCTATCTACTCGTGATTTTAGCTACCTTCGATTTTGGCTCAGGCTTAAAAATACTCATTTTTTACTTTGCTAATAAAAATAAGAAAAACAAATAA
- a CDS encoding YhbD family protein, whose product MNEDLISKKDLLELAGISYGQLYRWKRKDLIPEEWFVRKSTFTGQETFFPKDKILERINKIQTMKENLSLDELADMFSPNLTDLTLEKDELIKRNIVSSDVIHFYLENDKGDLQFDLTRMLEVFILEKLLQSGDISLEEGKMLMQVLKDNTGLIKQKSCELVMVRKLGISTCLLLVNAEAAHFENGTKVIAQLSLLTCMEEIRAKLL is encoded by the coding sequence ATGAATGAGGATTTAATTTCGAAGAAAGACCTGTTAGAGTTGGCTGGCATTTCCTATGGCCAGTTATATAGATGGAAAAGAAAAGATCTAATCCCTGAGGAGTGGTTTGTTAGAAAGTCCACCTTCACGGGGCAGGAAACCTTCTTTCCTAAAGACAAGATACTAGAAAGAATCAATAAAATTCAAACAATGAAAGAGAACCTATCATTAGATGAGTTAGCAGATATGTTTTCTCCTAACCTAACAGACTTAACCTTGGAAAAAGACGAGTTAATAAAACGTAACATTGTTTCGAGTGATGTTATCCACTTTTATCTAGAAAATGATAAGGGCGACCTTCAATTTGATTTAACCAGAATGTTAGAAGTATTTATTTTAGAAAAATTACTTCAATCTGGTGATATTAGTCTTGAAGAAGGAAAAATGCTCATGCAAGTGTTAAAAGATAATACGGGTTTAATTAAGCAAAAAAGCTGTGAATTGGTGATGGTCAGGAAGCTGGGCATTTCAACTTGCCTCTTACTAGTAAATGCGGAGGCAGCTCATTTTGAAAATGGAACAAAAGTCATAGCGCAGCTTTCATTATTAACCTGCATGGAAGAAATAAGAGCGAAATTATTATAG
- the tsaB gene encoding tRNA (adenosine(37)-N6)-threonylcarbamoyltransferase complex dimerization subunit type 1 TsaB, which translates to MTILAIDTSNNTLGVALFDEDRVLGEYITNMKKNHSIRIMPAIHTLIKDCDRVPGDLTRIVVAKGPGSYTGVRIGVTIAKTLAWTLNIPLVGISSLETQASGPGRYFDGYISPIFDARRGQVYTGLYQYENGILVSVRKEELVMMTDWAQSLKVFPKPILFVGNDLDIHRLTIEQNLGSQAVFAEITEHNPRPSELALLGKNKPGEDIHSFVPNYIRLAEAEAKWLEAKDKSKKG; encoded by the coding sequence ATGACAATCTTAGCGATTGATACTTCTAATAATACATTAGGAGTTGCGCTTTTCGATGAAGATAGAGTTCTTGGTGAATACATTACAAATATGAAAAAAAATCACTCTATACGGATTATGCCTGCAATTCATACCTTAATAAAGGACTGTGACAGGGTTCCTGGAGATCTAACAAGAATTGTAGTAGCGAAAGGACCGGGCTCTTATACAGGTGTTAGAATTGGCGTTACAATAGCAAAAACACTCGCTTGGACATTAAATATACCGCTCGTAGGTATTTCTAGTTTGGAAACACAGGCTTCAGGGCCAGGGCGCTACTTTGATGGTTATATATCTCCTATTTTCGATGCTCGAAGAGGACAAGTTTATACGGGTTTGTATCAATATGAGAATGGGATTCTTGTTTCCGTGAGGAAGGAAGAATTGGTAATGATGACTGATTGGGCACAAAGTTTAAAAGTTTTCCCAAAACCAATTTTATTTGTCGGTAATGACTTAGATATTCATCGCTTGACGATTGAACAAAATTTAGGATCACAAGCTGTATTTGCTGAGATCACTGAGCATAATCCACGTCCATCTGAACTTGCCTTATTAGGCAAGAATAAACCTGGAGAGGATATCCATTCTTTTGTTCCTAATTATATTCGTTTGGCTGAAGCAGAAGCAAAATGGCTTGAGGCAAAGGACAAAAGTAAAAAGGGGTAG
- the rimI gene encoding ribosomal protein S18-alanine N-acetyltransferase, whose amino-acid sequence MDNSYIFRYMREEDIDQVLEIEHASFATPWSRDAFYNELNNNQFAVYIVLEEDHKVIGYCGVWLVVDEAHVTNVAILPDYRGKKLGHALMHKLIEVAKEKGAKSMTLEVRVTNYPALSLYRKFGFQNGGIRKNYYSDNQEDALVMWVKL is encoded by the coding sequence ATGGATAATTCATATATTTTTCGATACATGAGGGAAGAGGATATTGATCAGGTGCTAGAAATTGAGCATGCTTCTTTTGCAACGCCATGGAGTCGTGATGCTTTTTATAATGAATTGAATAATAATCAATTTGCAGTGTACATTGTTCTTGAAGAAGACCATAAGGTTATTGGCTATTGCGGTGTCTGGCTTGTGGTCGACGAGGCACATGTAACAAATGTGGCGATATTGCCTGATTATAGGGGTAAAAAGTTAGGACATGCATTGATGCACAAGTTGATTGAAGTTGCCAAAGAGAAGGGTGCGAAAAGCATGACACTAGAGGTACGGGTAACTAATTATCCAGCGTTATCCCTATATAGAAAATTTGGTTTTCAAAACGGTGGGATACGAAAAAACTATTATTCCGATAACCAAGAAGATGCATTAGTGATGTGGGTGAAATTATGA
- a CDS encoding polymer-forming cytoskeletal protein gives MEPKNSGDLTINGFGASNGGQFTNVILNGKGTVNSDIECDNFESNGTGSVKGNLHSKTAKISGNGKITGNIESSMLSIEGRGKIENNAIVNRLKVSGNTSIGGNLKCEEMKVKGRITVGGNCETDLFKGECYFSIGGLLNADRVDVKLFGECSAQEIGGQTIVVRQKTSIMANLFKPFFQTFLETDLIEGDHIEIESTKAKIVRGNNIKIGPNCKIGLVEYSGTFTQDKSAIVDESRKI, from the coding sequence ATGGAGCCAAAAAATAGTGGTGACCTAACGATTAATGGATTTGGTGCATCAAATGGTGGCCAATTTACTAATGTTATTCTTAACGGAAAAGGAACAGTTAATAGTGACATTGAATGCGATAATTTTGAATCGAATGGTACAGGATCAGTAAAAGGAAACCTCCATTCAAAAACAGCTAAAATTAGTGGTAACGGGAAAATTACTGGGAATATTGAAAGCTCGATGCTGTCAATTGAAGGTAGAGGAAAGATTGAAAATAACGCTATAGTGAACCGGTTGAAAGTCTCAGGGAATACATCGATTGGCGGAAACTTGAAATGTGAGGAAATGAAGGTAAAGGGCCGGATCACTGTCGGGGGAAATTGTGAGACAGATCTTTTTAAAGGAGAATGTTATTTTTCAATTGGCGGTCTATTAAATGCTGATAGGGTTGATGTGAAACTATTCGGAGAATGTAGTGCACAGGAGATTGGTGGGCAAACAATTGTTGTGAGACAGAAAACGTCTATAATGGCAAATTTATTTAAACCGTTTTTCCAAACATTCCTTGAAACAGACCTTATTGAAGGAGATCATATTGAGATTGAAAGCACAAAAGCGAAGATTGTTCGAGGAAACAATATAAAAATAGGTCCAAATTGTAAAATAGGTCTTGTTGAATATTCTGGAACATTTACTCAGGATAAAAGTGCGATTGTAGATGAAAGCAGAAAGATATAG
- a CDS encoding cytoplasmic protein, whose amino-acid sequence MTKNHNLIINGSGSYPGGNYEKVVVRGEGTIVSDIDCSVFKIYGTSEALFNVKVGSMKVMGEAEVKGNLDADELHVMGTMSVDGKAPIKHLKMRGMLDVGESLTGESADIKGSISAVGNVEFEAFTLHGSFEIKGLLSADIIRMALRHGCSTAEEIGGGKIIVKRKSFLPFLKDEGSLFAKVIEGDDIYLENTEAEIVRGKKVEIGPGCTIGLVEYSADYIQDKDSVVKTKTKQV is encoded by the coding sequence ATGACGAAGAATCATAATCTTATTATCAATGGATCGGGAAGTTATCCTGGTGGTAACTACGAAAAAGTCGTCGTAAGAGGAGAAGGTACAATCGTTAGTGATATAGACTGTTCAGTATTTAAAATTTACGGAACGAGCGAGGCCCTTTTTAATGTTAAAGTGGGCTCGATGAAAGTTATGGGTGAAGCAGAAGTTAAGGGGAATCTAGACGCTGATGAATTGCATGTCATGGGAACCATGTCCGTTGATGGCAAGGCTCCTATCAAACATTTAAAGATGCGTGGGATGCTTGATGTAGGCGAAAGTCTTACCGGAGAAAGTGCTGATATTAAGGGAAGCATTTCAGCCGTGGGGAATGTAGAATTTGAAGCATTTACCCTGCATGGAAGCTTTGAAATTAAAGGATTGCTGAGTGCGGATATAATACGGATGGCGTTAAGGCATGGATGTAGCACTGCAGAAGAAATAGGTGGTGGAAAAATAATCGTTAAAAGAAAGTCATTTCTTCCATTTTTAAAAGATGAAGGATCATTATTTGCTAAGGTTATTGAAGGGGACGATATTTATCTTGAAAATACCGAAGCAGAAATTGTAAGAGGAAAAAAGGTTGAAATTGGTCCTGGATGTACGATTGGATTGGTTGAGTATTCAGCTGATTATATCCAGGATAAAGACTCGGTTGTTAAAACAAAGACAAAACAAGTGTAA
- a CDS encoding redox-sensing transcriptional repressor Rex — protein sequence MSNETVKIPQATAKRLPLYYRFLNNLYSSGKQRVSSAELSEAVKVDSATIRRDFSYFGALGKKGYGYNVNYLLTFFRKTLDQDELTKVALIGVGNLGTAFLNYNFSKNNNTKIECAFDVDPEKIGTSIGDVHVKPMDDFEDYLSKNEISVAILTVPAPFAQMITDRLVKSNIKAILNFTPARLNVPASIRVHHIDLAVELQSLVYFLKHYPTNDIEKNM from the coding sequence ATGAGTAATGAAACGGTGAAAATACCACAGGCAACAGCAAAACGATTGCCACTCTATTATCGATTTTTAAATAACCTGTATTCTTCCGGCAAACAAAGAGTTTCTTCAGCAGAGTTGAGTGAGGCGGTTAAAGTAGACTCAGCAACAATTCGAAGAGACTTTTCCTACTTCGGTGCTTTGGGGAAAAAGGGATATGGCTACAATGTTAATTATCTTTTAACCTTCTTCCGTAAAACACTTGATCAAGATGAATTGACAAAAGTGGCGTTAATTGGGGTTGGTAATCTTGGGACAGCCTTCTTAAACTATAACTTTTCTAAGAATAACAATACAAAAATAGAATGCGCCTTTGATGTAGATCCGGAGAAAATTGGAACATCAATTGGGGATGTCCATGTAAAGCCAATGGACGACTTTGAGGATTACTTAAGTAAGAATGAGATCTCAGTGGCTATTTTAACTGTGCCTGCTCCTTTTGCACAAATGATCACGGATCGTCTCGTTAAGTCAAATATTAAAGCAATTTTAAATTTTACTCCAGCAAGACTAAATGTGCCAGCTTCGATAAGGGTTCATCATATAGACTTGGCAGTAGAGCTTCAATCGCTAGTTTATTTCTTAAAGCATTACCCCACAAATGATATTGAAAAGAATATGTAA
- a CDS encoding type II CAAX endopeptidase family protein: MKREYWLILIVYISMQFSSLVGVPLIAFVLGISGKGVEASKGLAIPYWLIISFSIALVIVLFILRKEMAKNDVRKGSSIGSSIIWAFFGVFLAFFAQIVAANIEQLLGVNMGSENTQQILKIINTFPFAILVSSIIGPILEEIVFRKILFGALYKRYNFFISAVISSVIFALAHMEPQHVLLYSAMGFTFAFLYIKTKHILVPIFAHVAMNTLVVLVQSTYKDDIEKLIQDTKTIQNFIGGFL; encoded by the coding sequence TTGAAAAGAGAATATTGGCTTATTTTAATAGTATATATTTCGATGCAATTCTCTAGCCTTGTTGGTGTTCCCCTAATAGCCTTTGTGCTAGGGATATCCGGAAAAGGAGTCGAGGCCTCGAAAGGGCTTGCAATTCCCTATTGGCTGATCATTAGTTTTTCCATTGCGCTAGTTATTGTCCTTTTTATTCTTAGGAAGGAAATGGCCAAAAACGATGTTAGAAAGGGAAGTTCAATTGGAAGTTCGATTATCTGGGCATTCTTCGGCGTTTTTCTTGCGTTTTTCGCACAGATAGTTGCAGCAAATATTGAGCAGCTCCTTGGCGTTAATATGGGTTCTGAAAATACTCAACAAATACTAAAAATAATCAACACCTTTCCATTTGCAATCCTTGTTAGTTCGATCATAGGTCCTATCTTGGAGGAAATTGTTTTTCGAAAAATCCTCTTTGGGGCATTATATAAACGGTATAATTTCTTTATCTCTGCAGTGATCAGTTCCGTCATTTTCGCATTGGCTCATATGGAACCGCAGCATGTTCTTTTATATTCAGCCATGGGCTTTACATTTGCCTTCCTTTATATCAAAACAAAGCATATTCTTGTCCCAATCTTTGCTCATGTAGCAATGAATACATTGGTTGTCTTGGTGCAATCCACCTATAAAGATGACATCGAGAAACTCATACAAGACACAAAAACGATTCAAAATTTTATTGGAGGATTTCTATGA
- the tsaE gene encoding tRNA (adenosine(37)-N6)-threonylcarbamoyltransferase complex ATPase subunit type 1 TsaE produces MKQYEMNTVRPEQTLQFAEKLARSLQPGDVIALEGDLGAGKTTFTKGLARGLDIKRVVNSPTFTIIKEYHGTLPLYHMDVYRVGDASEDLGFDEYFEGEGVTVVEWAHLIEEQLPAEKLTVFLYHEKLEERKIVLVPNGKRYEQLCKEVFS; encoded by the coding sequence ATGAAGCAGTATGAAATGAACACAGTACGTCCTGAACAAACATTACAATTTGCAGAGAAATTAGCTCGTTCTCTTCAGCCGGGAGACGTCATTGCACTTGAAGGTGATTTGGGTGCTGGAAAAACAACCTTTACGAAAGGTTTGGCTCGTGGACTAGACATAAAGAGAGTTGTAAATAGCCCAACATTTACAATTATTAAAGAGTACCATGGTACTCTTCCGCTTTATCATATGGATGTATATCGGGTTGGAGATGCCTCTGAAGATTTGGGCTTTGATGAATATTTTGAGGGTGAGGGTGTCACTGTCGTTGAATGGGCTCACCTTATAGAGGAACAGCTACCAGCTGAGAAACTTACAGTATTCTTATACCATGAAAAACTTGAAGAAAGAAAAATTGTATTAGTGCCAAACGGAAAAAGATATGAGCAATTATGTAAGGAGGTGTTCTCATGA
- a CDS encoding MDR family MFS transporter: MEKNNRKFGLVVAGLMLGMLMSAMDNTIVVTAMGTIVGDLGGLENFVWVVSAYMVAEMAGMPIFGKLSDMYGRKRFFIMGLLLFMGGSALCGTADSIIQLSIYRAIQGVGGGALIPIAFTIIFDIFPPEKRGKMGGLFGAVFGLSSIFGPLLGAYITDNIGWHWVFYINLPLGILSLIFISLFYKESPIHQKQSVDWWGAITLIGAVVCLMFALELGGQKYDWNSGIIIGLFSGFAVLFLIFTIVETKVKDPIISFSMFKNRLYASSTIVGLFYGAAFMAATVYIPIFVQGVYGGSATNSGLILLPMMFGSVITAQIGGILVSKMSYQKIMFISGVILIVGFLLLSTLTVDTSRVLLTLYMVVIGFGVGFSFSVLSMAAIHSFGINQRGSATSTSNFIRSLGMTVGITIFGTIQRNIFKVKLEDAFSGMGQMPKGGVIGDSRSLLSAQARKLIPPQILDKITEALSNSIVHTFMWALIPACLAFLLIFVMGKERMVFEDEIPGNETV, encoded by the coding sequence ATGGAGAAAAATAATAGAAAATTTGGGTTGGTCGTTGCCGGGCTGATGTTGGGGATGTTAATGTCAGCGATGGATAATACCATTGTCGTAACAGCGATGGGTACCATTGTTGGCGATCTCGGCGGTCTTGAGAATTTTGTGTGGGTTGTTTCAGCTTATATGGTCGCTGAAATGGCAGGCATGCCGATTTTTGGAAAACTATCCGATATGTATGGGAGAAAACGCTTTTTTATAATGGGCCTACTATTGTTTATGGGTGGTTCGGCATTGTGTGGAACAGCTGATAGTATTATTCAATTGAGTATTTATCGTGCTATTCAAGGTGTTGGAGGTGGAGCGCTAATCCCAATTGCGTTCACCATTATATTTGATATTTTTCCTCCTGAAAAGCGTGGGAAAATGGGTGGTCTGTTCGGAGCTGTTTTTGGATTATCAAGTATTTTTGGTCCATTGCTAGGGGCGTATATTACAGACAATATTGGCTGGCACTGGGTCTTTTATATTAACCTGCCACTTGGAATTTTATCGTTGATATTTATATCTTTATTTTATAAAGAATCACCTATTCATCAAAAACAATCTGTCGACTGGTGGGGAGCTATCACATTAATTGGAGCTGTGGTCTGTTTAATGTTTGCTCTTGAGCTTGGTGGTCAAAAGTATGATTGGAATTCGGGTATTATTATAGGTCTATTCTCTGGTTTTGCTGTTTTGTTTTTAATTTTTACAATTGTTGAAACAAAAGTGAAGGATCCAATTATCTCCTTTTCGATGTTTAAAAATCGTTTATATGCCTCAAGTACGATTGTTGGTTTATTTTATGGTGCTGCATTCATGGCTGCAACAGTTTATATTCCGATATTTGTTCAAGGGGTTTATGGAGGTAGTGCAACGAACTCTGGTCTTATTTTATTACCGATGATGTTTGGCTCGGTCATTACAGCCCAGATTGGTGGAATTCTAGTATCGAAGATGAGCTACCAGAAGATTATGTTTATCTCTGGTGTGATCTTGATTGTAGGATTTTTATTGTTAAGTACGTTAACCGTTGATACAAGCAGAGTATTACTGACTCTTTATATGGTAGTAATTGGGTTTGGTGTAGGTTTTTCCTTTTCTGTTTTAAGTATGGCAGCTATCCACTCTTTTGGCATAAATCAAAGAGGATCTGCAACATCTACGAGTAATTTTATTCGGTCCCTTGGAATGACGGTGGGGATCACGATTTTTGGAACAATCCAAAGGAATATTTTTAAAGTGAAGCTAGAAGATGCGTTCAGTGGAATGGGACAAATGCCAAAAGGTGGAGTAATTGGAGATTCGCGTTCACTATTATCAGCACAAGCAAGAAAATTAATTCCTCCGCAAATTTTAGATAAAATAACGGAGGCGTTATCAAATTCAATTGTTCATACCTTTATGTGGGCTCTTATTCCTGCTTGCCTTGCATTTTTATTAATTTTTGTAATGGGGAAAGAGAGAATGGTATTTGAGGATGAGATTCCGGGTAATGAGACTGTATAG
- the moaC gene encoding cyclic pyranopterin monophosphate synthase MoaC, with amino-acid sequence MSEFTHFNDEGRAKMVDVSDKPETTRTALAHSSIIVSKEIYEKVTHNEMKKGDVLAVGQVAGIMAAKKTWDIIPMCHPIPLTGVNISFHWEEENQHEYKLNIEASVKTKGNTGVEMEALTAASVCALTVYDMCKAVDKGMVIGPTFLVEKTGGKNGDFKRNTNIR; translated from the coding sequence ATGTCAGAATTTACCCATTTTAATGATGAAGGCAGAGCAAAAATGGTTGATGTTAGTGATAAACCTGAAACAACTCGCACTGCTCTTGCTCACTCAAGTATCATTGTAAGTAAAGAAATATATGAAAAGGTTACCCATAATGAAATGAAAAAGGGTGACGTGCTAGCTGTTGGTCAAGTAGCTGGAATAATGGCTGCAAAGAAAACATGGGATATTATTCCTATGTGCCATCCAATCCCATTAACCGGAGTGAATATTTCCTTCCATTGGGAAGAGGAAAATCAACATGAATATAAATTGAACATTGAGGCATCAGTAAAAACAAAAGGTAATACAGGTGTTGAAATGGAAGCGTTGACAGCTGCTTCTGTTTGTGCGTTAACAGTTTATGATATGTGTAAAGCTGTGGATAAGGGAATGGTCATAGGACCAACGTTTTTAGTCGAAAAAACCGGAGGAAAAAACGGTGACTTTAAAAGAAATACAAATATTAGATAA
- a CDS encoding ABC-F family ATP-binding cassette domain-containing protein: protein MILLQVNQLSKYYGADLILSNIKLELQTRDRVALVGRNGAGKSTLLKILAGHLSRDGGEIIKPKEVTIGYLAQNTGLESHLSVWDEMLTVFDHLRNMEKSLRQIEEQMANPSILEDQGKYERILKEYDQMQVKFKEQGGYQYEADIRSVLHGLKFHEYTTMISSLSGGQKTRLALGKLLLTKPDILILDEPTNHLDIETLTWLEQYLQGYDGAILIVSHDRYFLDKVVNQVYEVSRRQIQKYPGNYSSYLDLKAANYERDLKLFEKQQQEIANLQDFIQRNLARASTTKRAQSRRKKLEKIDVMDRPLGDEKSATFSFEVGRQSGNDVLKVESLSVGYERDVVSTTISFQVFKGESIALVGPNGIGKSTLLKTIIKKLPALAGTIQYGTNLNIGYYDQEQAELTSNKRVLNELWDDYPLKNEKEIRTVLGNFLFSGDDVLKIVSTLSGGEKARLALAKLMLEKANVLILDEPTNHLDLDSKEVLENALIDYPGTILFVSHDRYFINRIATKVLELKADGGTAFLGDYDYYIEKKTELAELEALTLATTKKIEQVEIQEKSSYQQDKESKKLERQRKRKLEELETRIQDLEEQIQVCEQQLCEPEIFQDHEKVLDITNKNEQAKAELETLMEEWAELAE, encoded by the coding sequence ATGATTTTATTGCAGGTAAATCAACTATCAAAATATTATGGTGCTGATCTTATTTTATCCAATATAAAGCTTGAATTACAAACTCGAGACCGTGTTGCTCTTGTTGGACGCAATGGCGCAGGGAAATCTACATTGTTAAAAATCCTTGCTGGCCATTTATCTCGCGATGGCGGTGAGATTATTAAGCCAAAAGAAGTGACAATTGGTTATTTAGCACAAAATACTGGTTTGGAGTCCCATTTGTCAGTCTGGGATGAAATGTTAACTGTATTCGATCATTTGAGGAATATGGAAAAATCACTTCGCCAGATTGAAGAACAAATGGCTAACCCTTCTATTCTAGAAGATCAAGGAAAATATGAAAGAATTCTTAAAGAGTATGATCAAATGCAAGTAAAGTTCAAAGAACAGGGCGGCTATCAATACGAAGCCGATATACGTTCTGTTTTACATGGGCTTAAGTTCCATGAATACACAACGATGATCTCCAGTTTAAGCGGTGGTCAAAAAACACGGCTAGCATTGGGAAAGCTTCTACTAACAAAACCTGATATTTTAATTTTAGACGAACCAACTAACCACTTAGATATTGAGACTCTTACATGGTTGGAACAGTATTTGCAGGGCTATGACGGTGCTATTCTAATCGTTTCCCATGACCGCTACTTTTTAGATAAAGTGGTCAACCAGGTCTATGAGGTTTCGCGTCGTCAGATTCAAAAATATCCAGGTAACTATAGCTCTTATTTAGACCTAAAAGCAGCCAACTATGAGCGTGACTTAAAGCTCTTTGAAAAGCAACAGCAGGAAATCGCCAACCTTCAGGATTTTATTCAGCGCAATTTAGCGCGGGCCTCAACAACAAAAAGAGCCCAAAGCCGTCGCAAAAAGCTTGAAAAAATAGATGTAATGGATCGCCCTTTAGGTGATGAAAAATCCGCTACATTCTCCTTTGAGGTTGGAAGGCAAAGCGGAAACGATGTGCTTAAAGTTGAATCTCTTTCTGTAGGCTATGAAAGGGATGTAGTGTCTACCACTATTTCATTTCAGGTTTTTAAAGGGGAAAGCATCGCTCTTGTAGGACCAAATGGAATTGGCAAATCAACATTATTAAAAACCATCATCAAGAAACTCCCTGCACTTGCCGGAACGATCCAATATGGGACAAACTTAAACATTGGGTATTATGACCAAGAACAAGCCGAACTTACATCCAATAAACGTGTATTAAATGAACTTTGGGATGATTATCCCTTAAAAAATGAAAAAGAAATACGAACCGTGTTAGGTAATTTCTTATTTTCTGGAGATGATGTTTTAAAAATCGTTTCCACTTTAAGTGGTGGCGAGAAAGCACGTCTTGCTCTTGCAAAACTAATGCTTGAGAAGGCTAATGTCTTGATTTTAGACGAGCCAACCAACCATCTTGATCTTGATAGTAAAGAAGTCCTTGAAAATGCCTTAATCGATTATCCTGGTACGATTTTATTTGTTTCGCATGACCGTTATTTTATTAATCGCATCGCGACAAAGGTATTAGAATTGAAGGCTGATGGTGGCACCGCATTTCTTGGTGATTATGATTATTATATTGAAAAGAAAACTGAATTGGCGGAACTTGAAGCTTTAACTTTAGCTACTACTAAAAAGATTGAGCAAGTAGAGATTCAAGAGAAAAGCTCTTATCAACAGGATAAGGAGAGCAAAAAGTTAGAACGCCAACGAAAAAGAAAACTTGAAGAATTGGAAACTAGAATTCAAGATCTTGAGGAACAAATTCAAGTTTGTGAGCAACAATTATGTGAACCTGAAATTTTCCAAGACCATGAAAAAGTATTAGACATAACAAACAAAAATGAACAAGCAAAAGCTGAGCTGGAAACCCTTATGGAAGAATGGGCAGAGCTAGCAGAATGA